Part of the Companilactobacillus zhachilii genome is shown below.
CTCCAGCAATCCAAAAGCGGATTACTGGAGCCATTTTTGTTTTAAACTAAATTTTCTGAAATCAATTTACCGTGATTATAATAAATATCATCATCAGGGCCAATCTCTCTTAATACTTTTGCGGGCGTACCGATTGCCAAAACATTAGAAGGAATATCCTTTGTTACTACTGAGCCGGCACCAACAACTGAATTATCTCCAATATGTACACCTGGCAAAACTGTAACATTAGCCGCTAACCACACATTTTTGCCAATGTACACTGGCTGATTACAACCATATCCTTCTGATCTTAATTTAGGGGAAATCGGATGCGACGCGGAAATAATCGTAACATTAGGGGCAATCATAGTTTTCTCACCAATATAAATATTTGCATCGTCAATCAAAGTACAATTAAAATTTATATACACATTCTTCCCCAAATAGACATGCTTTCCTCCCCACATGGCATGATAAGGTGCTTGAATGTAAGTGTCTTCCCCTACTTCAGCAAAATTCTTTTTTAAAATCATTTTTTTCTTCTGAAGACCTTCAGATGTATAACCAGCGGCATTATAATCCTCCATATTTTGAAGGTACTCATTATAATTCCCCTCTCCATCCGATACCTGACCAACTTTATACAACTTTCCCGAATTCAATATATCTTCACTATTCATAATCTACCCTCCAATTAAAATATCATTAAGCATTACTTACTTTCGTTCAAAAAAGAATTCAAAATAGTTTCTCGCCGTTCCAAAAATAACTGATTATTTTGAATTGGGTGAACTCGATTTGTCATGACGACCATGGCCGTTTGTTGTTGATAATCAACCGCAATAAATTCACCAGTATAGCCCGTATGGAACAAAACATGACCAGAACCATCGGGTTTTACATCCCATCCCAATGACCGACCAGGATTTAAAGTTGTAAAGTTATGATACAAAAATTTCTTGTCCTTTTTCAACATATCTTGAGCAAACTGCATGACATCATCCAAAGTAGCAAACATCCCTGCTGATCCACAATGCTTTCCCAGTTGACGCGCCTTAGGGTCGTTTGCAATCCCTTGCAACATTTTCCCATCAACGACGTATGTTGGTACACAACGATTAGGGTCTGGGTCAAAAGTAGCATCTTTTAAACCTTCAGGCTCAATAATATATTTCATAATCGCATCCTGAACCGGCATGTGATAAAACTGTTCAATTATCAGCCCTAAGAATATTAATCCAGTATCAGTATAGACGACCTTTTTATTAAACGTATCAGTCACAGGTAATTTTAATAACGCTTGAATCAATTCATCGCTATTAAGAGAGTCCCGATTTGGAATATAACCATGAATCCCAGATGTATGGGTTAGCAAATGAAACAACTCTACTCGTTTATCAGAAAATTTTGGCAAATACTTCTTAACCGGATCATGTAAATTAATTAATTTTTCATCTAACATTTTTAAAATCAACGGAACTGTCCCCATGACCTTAGTTAATGAGGCTAAATCGTGCAATTCATCACCTTTAAGCGGTTTTATTTCCGGAACCCATTCCCTACTACCAAAAGTGAATTTTTCCGTCTGAGCCGAGCTTATAAAGCCAAAACTGGCTCCTGGAACGATTCTTCTATTAACCAAAT
Proteins encoded:
- a CDS encoding serine hydrolase domain-containing protein, producing MANFEETKAQIIDLVNRRIVPGASFGFISSAQTEKFTFGSREWVPEIKPLKGDELHDLASLTKVMGTVPLILKMLDEKLINLHDPVKKYLPKFSDKRVELFHLLTHTSGIHGYIPNRDSLNSDELIQALLKLPVTDTFNKKVVYTDTGLIFLGLIIEQFYHMPVQDAIMKYIIEPEGLKDATFDPDPNRCVPTYVVDGKMLQGIANDPKARQLGKHCGSAGMFATLDDVMQFAQDMLKKDKKFLYHNFTTLNPGRSLGWDVKPDGSGHVLFHTGYTGEFIAVDYQQQTAMVVMTNRVHPIQNNQLFLERRETILNSFLNESK
- a CDS encoding sugar O-acetyltransferase, whose translation is MNSEDILNSGKLYKVGQVSDGEGNYNEYLQNMEDYNAAGYTSEGLQKKKMILKKNFAEVGEDTYIQAPYHAMWGGKHVYLGKNVYINFNCTLIDDANIYIGEKTMIAPNVTIISASHPISPKLRSEGYGCNQPVYIGKNVWLAANVTVLPGVHIGDNSVVGAGSVVTKDIPSNVLAIGTPAKVLREIGPDDDIYYNHGKLISENLV